The following are encoded in a window of Bacteroidales bacterium genomic DNA:
- a CDS encoding ABC transporter ATP-binding protein, whose protein sequence is MQEGEFLAIVGKSGSGKSTILNLVGALDKATTGSIFFNGKDLAQMSRSEMANHRRFSVGMIFQSFNLIPSFNALQNVELALTFGGMPRSKRKNKATELLVKMGLENRLTHRPDELSGGETQRVAIARALANSPEVLLADEPTGNLDSETSAEIMALLMDLNKNHSLSIILVTHDLETAEKVSDTIIRLKDGRIAETIQKRRVYES, encoded by the coding sequence ATGCAGGAAGGTGAATTCCTTGCAATTGTAGGCAAATCAGGTTCCGGGAAATCTACCATTCTCAACCTTGTGGGTGCACTGGATAAAGCCACAACTGGCAGCATTTTCTTCAACGGAAAAGACCTGGCGCAAATGTCCAGATCAGAAATGGCAAATCACCGCCGATTCTCAGTAGGCATGATTTTTCAATCTTTTAATCTGATCCCTTCCTTCAATGCACTTCAAAATGTTGAGCTGGCTTTGACTTTCGGCGGAATGCCTCGAAGCAAAAGAAAAAACAAAGCAACTGAACTGCTGGTTAAAATGGGCCTTGAAAACCGGCTTACCCACCGCCCTGATGAACTTTCGGGTGGCGAAACCCAGCGTGTGGCAATTGCCAGGGCGCTTGCTAACAGTCCAGAGGTACTGCTTGCCGATGAGCCTACCGGCAACCTTGATAGTGAAACATCAGCCGAAATTATGGCATTGCTGATGGATTTGAACAAAAATCATAGCCTTTCAATTATACTTGTTACTCACGATCTTGAAACAGCAGAAAAAGTTTCTGACACAATCATCAGGTTAAAAGATGGCCGTATTGCCGAAACCATTCAAAAAAGGAGGGTCTATGAATCTTAA